One genomic window of Arachis hypogaea cultivar Tifrunner chromosome 8, arahy.Tifrunner.gnm2.J5K5, whole genome shotgun sequence includes the following:
- the LOC112706494 gene encoding uncharacterized protein isoform X17, with amino-acid sequence MDQHHSHYVHHHHHSHHDHNNDDNNTNHTRYAPPPPHHNHSHLPPPPPPPPSLPTPPAPPPQAQPLRYRTIRTPPPPPPYAPNNNHPPSHQNQFPQFNSPNYPNRPFQEEHPISNNHNQPFSQSPRIASRILPGDPFPRRNFPRFDTETRWDPNPGRRIAPDCLLPRNYTPVDLDSELRQHREGVSLPPSAYPAEKIRYDPDRSRWRLEYEYEGNPRKDEEFGCGSGNDANYHNYHRRGVGDLPPRHDLPNGGFGRAPPAMSREINIDLKPGGYVRGYSVEFEDKIPRVGRRDGHGEGKRWLNERRGPKELPDSRFELGTGEIGFAKNVDDDFRVGTREEYGWESGRYSGRGNNREFGHELWRPSLKKQVQKKSALLRIQNAKPSYRNREIEQLRNAGYSAESNTNDFRGKEQCGHVGHGMKQEEREGSPVELDISFESNSLVAKAIVTASTSTVVTDTNMNSVSDADLTPSEKRKKVSVSDSDCSGLEAAKVSRDVVTLNSSSCKVNDCSGSVNDLSLQNNVVNPCSQPCTRETDSVKNEVAGGSTKIHSGKSSPRVVKKKKVVKRVVKKVVGNPKSTMSNSRSVNKVHGCVQPDRVIPSSSSVSVPNKVEPCLEQKNITVDKMSMPGHSSYNLSKDRNQLLEDRNGDLTLLSLGPHSRSRECETDEDSDTQKGAARFESGLNIPNSQSCASTGEAKKIDSECLDANNSVHDLRRMPDTNMVPELLNGSTSKINDVGCDIKQLCQNQESQSCENYSNVRCPQNGFVIDVVDDSVLSSADNIGKSDHTNTYNSASSVYGLISGDLKGSKEKLTVTECGLTGESGFGLMVPTIITKYAILEENPDVINPASSSAMSAPSNSGKIKIHSGTDCIQNAIAVTQGSYSGLVNLEDGTAGQCSDITNDAVKDVSPSYAAISSENCGKEEPFSSSNLSVGFGEGDINNMKKRKARTHSKFLHSKMEGISPKPVNSVSHANDWDTASSVKVKDACCSEVLDQSVQSLGSNLESCLNGIITLHGKKELSEAELCVRDNEIDDANYLSLLSKGIKVTTTSELSDAVVVSKSCADFPVSFSDKQAPEKEVALSSMDVLFSAQSLSCSEDSRKLSDNFVGGSCDARYANNETMSSDHFELKNSDFASYSLREDLDIQFPLLDGECKENGTQMQTDILASGYNKGDMKDSLIHQQSIVSHPSDGDLEEDAPEAPSDVCSQGISEAPERGNLNCTSIQDENNCGDISAVEHGSDLPTCTSPIQHTNKIMKSANATGHSNPVERNLMRQSSQVNSKVSNNGPVSYFSENGSKNTLGGAMPKTQKGRSFIISKSNSKTSASSTHLSNPRTWRRSGNNSQGSLPGNKLSPGKFLPKRQILDRKGNFQNTSYIRKGNSLVRQPTTVSFTQISSVNKSPLSLDELSKSTRSGSRIDVSDQLTLKTGVAEVPQQSQRKPSLSIGTLSEENISSPLVEPPSSGCYENASDPRKLIDINDTPNSSKDDSNQYETPDNQSSPLSKLENQVEANDGHISSFSTKRIVYTKPKTNQLVATSNSRDEKSQTAFSEGYYKRCKNQLVRNMNQTVAVPKATLDSDGQGSCKVLCNRKLSKRQLHKVAGRSFKSLRASLVWTLCGKKSPKNGHNSWHSQRVLPQLFPWKRPTYLRSVIHNSASCSNSTFLSAVSKKMLHFRKMDTVYTRSTRGFSLWKSKVLSVGGSSLKWSKSIEKNSKQANEEATLAVAAVERKKREQKGAACVGSHANKRIFRIGSVRYKMDPSRRTLQRISGGQDFYDESLSSATADSGLVVKRAYIPRRLVIGNDEYVRIGNGNQLIRDPKKRTRKLANEKVRWSLHTARQRLARKQKYCQFFTRFGKCNKEGGKCPYVHDPSKIAVCTKFLNGLCSTPSCKLTHKVIPERMPDCSYFLQGLCTNRNCPYRHVNVNPKASVCEGFLKGYCADGNEEEAQLYLSYFSSNGHLYERNQMQASSSRKTKGKEKEEIWRSE; translated from the exons ATGGACCAACACCACTCCCACTAcgtccaccaccaccaccacagccaCCATGATCACAACAACGACGACAACAACACCAACCACACTAGGTACGCCCCTCCCCCTCCTCATCACAACCACAGCCACCTCCCTCCGCCGCCCCCTCCGCCCCCGTCCCTCCCCACTCCGCCAGCCCCTCCTCCCCAAGCACAACCCCTCCGCTATCGCACCATCCGCACACCTCCTCCTCCGCCTCCTTATGCCCCCAATAACAACCACCCGCCATCCCATCAAAACCAATTCCCCCAATTCAATTCCCCTAACTACCCTAATCGTCCCTTCCAAGAAGAACACCCAATCTCCAACAACCACAATCAGCCATTTTCCCAATCCCCCAGGATTGCCAGCCGAATCCTCCCGGGCGATCCTTTCCCCCGCCGCAATTTTCCTCGTTTCGACACTGAAACACGCTGGGACCCTAACCCTGGCCGTAGGATCGCTCCCGACTGTCTCCTTCCGAGGAATTATACCCCCGTTGATCTTGACAGTGAATTGCGCCAACACCGTGAAGGGGTCTCGCTGCCGCCCTCGGCATATCCGGCCGAAAAGATTCGATACGATCCCGATcgctccaggtggagacttgaGTATGAGTATGAGGGTAACCCTAGGAAGGATGAGGAGTTTGGTTGCGGCAGCGGTAATGATGCTAATTACCACAATTACCACCGCCGCGGCGTTGGGGATTTGCCACCCAGACACGACTTGCCCAACGGAGGCTTCGGCAGGGCGCCACCGGCGATGTCAAGGGAGATTAATATTGATTTGAAACCCGGGGGGTATGTTCGCGGGTATAGTGTGGAATTCGAGGATAAGATTCCCAGGGTTGGAAGAAGAGATGGGCATGGCGAAGGCAAGAGGTGGTTGAATGAGAGGAGGGGACCTAAGGAGTTGCCTGATTCACGGTTCGAATTGGGGACCGGCGAGATTGGTTTTGCTAAgaatgttgatgatgattttcGCGTTGGGACGCGTGAGGAATATGGATGGGAATCGGGTAGATATAGTGGCAGAGGGAACAACAGGGAGTTTGGTCATGAATTATGGCGACCTTCTCTAAAGAAACAGGTTCAAAAGAAGAGTGCTCTTCTTAGGATCCAGAATGCAAAACCAAGTTATAGGAATCGTGAGATTGAACAATTACGGAATGCTGGTTATTCTGCTGAGTCTAACACTAATGATTTCAGGGGCAAGGAGCAGTGTGGGCATGTAGGTCATGGGATGAAacaagaagaaagggaaggaAGTCCTGTGGAACTTGATATCTCTTTTGAATCAAATTCCCTGGTTGCGAAGGCTATTGTGACCGCTTCGACTTCGACTGTTGTTACTGATACAAATATGAATTCTGTCTCTGATGCTGATTTAACTCCCtcagaaaagagaaaaaaggttTCAGTATCCGATAGTGATTGTTCTGGTTTGGAAGCTGCAAAAGTATCTAGGGATGTTGTAACTTTGAATAGCTCATCATGCAAAGTGAATGACTGCTCTGGATCTGTGAATGATTTAAGCTTACAGAATAATGTTGTTAATCCTTGTTCTCAACCTTGCACCCGTGAGACTGATAGTGTGAAAAATGAGGTTGCAGGTGGAAGTACCAAAATTCACTCTGGTAAGTCCTCCCCAAGGGTTGTCAAGAAGAAAAAAGTTGTCAAGAGAGTAGTGAAGAAAGTTGTTGGAAATCCAAAATCTACAATGTCAAATTCACGATCAGTGAATAAGGTTCATGGATGTGTGCAACCTGATCGAGTCATACCTAGTTCTTCATCTGTCTCTGTTCCCAACAAAGTTGAACCTTGTCTGGAGCAGAAAAACATCACTGTAGACAAGATGTCAATGCCTGGCCATAGTTCATACAATTTATCAAAGGATCGGAATCAATTGCTTGAAGATAGAAATGGAGATCTAACCCTGCTGAGTTTGGGGCCACATTCCAGGTCACGAGAATGTGAAACTGATGAAGATTCAGATACTCAGAAAGGAGCCGCCAGGTTTGAAAGTGGCCTTAACATTCCAAATTCTCAATCTTGTGCTTCTACTGGTGAAGCTAAAAAGATTGATTCTGAGTGTTTAGATGCAAATAATTCTGTCCATGACTTGCGTAGAATGCCAGATACTAACATGGTTCCTGAATTATTAAATGGAAGTACTTCCAAAATCAATGATGTGGGTTGTGATATTAAACAGCTATGTCAGAATCAAGAGTCTCAATCATGTGAGAATTATTCAAATGTAAGATGTCCACAGAATGGGTTTGTTATAGATGTAGTAGATGACAGCGTTCTTAGTTCAGCTGACAATATTGGTAAGTCAGATCACACTAATACATATAACTCTGCTAGTAGCGTTTATGGCCTAATTTCTGGTGATCTTAAAGGATCTAAAGAGAAGCTTACAGTTACTGAATGTGGTCTTACTGGTGAATCTGGTTTTGGACTTATGGTCCCTACTATTATCACCAAGTATGCTATTTTGGAAGAAAATCCAGACGTGATCAACCCTGCATCAAGCAGCGCAATGTCTGCCCCTTCAAATTCAGGAAAAATTAAGATTCACTCTGGTACAGATTGCATACAAAATGCTATTGCTGTGACACAGGGTTCTTATAGTGGACTGGTCAATTTAGAAGATGGTACCGCTGGTCAGTGTTCTGACATCACTAATGATGCTGTGAAGGATGTTTCCCCCAGTTACGCTGCCATATCTTCTGAGAATTGTGGCAAGGAAGAGCCATTTTCAAGTTCTAATCTTTCTGTTGGATTTGGTGAAGGGGATATAAACaatatgaaaaagagaaaagcTAGGACTCATTCAAAGTTTTTGCACTCAAAGATGGAGGGAATTTCTCCAAAACCTGTAAATTCAGTTAGCCATGCAAATGATTGGGATACTGCCTCAAGTGTGAAGGTGAAGGATGCATGTTGTTCAGAAGTTTTGGATCAATCTGTTCAAAGCTTAGGTTCTAACCTGGAATCGTGCTTGAATGGGATCATTACTTTACATGGGAAAAAGGAGCTTTCAGAGGCTGAGCTTTGTGTTAGAGATAATGAGATTGATGATGCAAATTATCTTTCACTATTATCTAAAGGGATCAAAGTCACGACTACCTCTGAGTTGAGTGATGCAGTTGTGGTATCCAAATCTTGTGCGGATTTTCCTGTTTCTTTCAGTGATAAACAAGCACCCGAAAAAGAAGTTGCATTGTCAAGCATGGATGTTCTGTTTAGTGCACAATCATTGTCATGTTCAGAGGATAGTAGGAAATTGTCTGACAATTTTGTTGGAGGTTCTTGTGACGCTAGATATGCAAATAATGAAACCATGAGTTCTGACCATTTTGAATTAAAGAACTCAGATTTTGCATCTTATTCACTTCGTGAGGACTTGGACATTCAGTTCCCATTGTTGGATGGTGAATGCAAAGAAAATGGCACTCAAATGCAAACTGACATTTTGGCGTCTGGATATAATAAGGGAGATATGAAGGACAGTTTAATTCATCAACAGAGCATTGTGTCCCATCCTTCCGATGGTGATTTGGAGGAGGATGCACCTGAAGCACCATCAGATGTGTGTTCTCAAGGGATATCGGAAGCACCTGAGAGAGGGAATTTAAATTGTACATCAATCCAAGATGAAAACAATTGTGGGGATATATCTGCAGTTGAACATGGTTCTGATTTGCCTACTTGTACTTCACCAATACAGCATACTAATAAGATTATGAAGTCAGCTAATGCAACTGGGCATAGTAACCCAGTTGAGAGGAATCTAATGCGACAATCATCCCAAGTCAACTCCAAGGTTTCAAATAATGGTCCAGTTTCTTATTTTTCAGAAAATGGGAGCAAAAATACCCTTGGAGGTGCCATGCCAAAAACTCAAAAGGGTCGTTCGTTCATCATTTCAAAGTCAAATTCAAAGACATCTGCCTCTTCAACCCATCTCTCAAATCCTCGAACTTGGCGACGTTCTGGTAATAATTCTCAAGGTTCTTTACCTGGAAACAAGCTTTCGCCAGGAAAATTTCTTCCCAAAAGGCAAATTCTAGATAGGAAAGGAAACTTTCAGAATACCTCTTACATTCGTAAAGGTAACAGTCTTGTAAGACAGCCTACTACAGTTTCTTTTACTCAGATCTCTTCTGTAAATAAGTCACCTTTGAGCTTAGATGAATTATCAAAGAGTACCAGATCTGGGAGCAGGATTGATGTGTCAGATCAACTGACCTTGAAAACAGGAGTAGCAGAGGTCCCTCAGCAGAGTCAGAGAAAACCTTCACTATCCATTGGCACATTATCAGAGGAAAATATATCTTCCCCATTGGTAGAACCTCCTTCCAGTGGTTGCTATGAAAATGCATCAGATCCTAGAAAACTGATAGATATCAATGATACACCAAACTCTTCCAAAGATGATTCAAATCAGTACGAAACTCCTGATAATCAAAGTAGTCCACTGAGTAAGCTGGAGAACCAAGTTGAAGCAAATGATGGACACATTTCTTCTTTCAGCACCAAGAGAATTGTATATACAAAGCCCAAAACAAATCAGTTGGTAGCGACTTCAAATTCTCGTGATGAGAAGTCCCAAACAGCCTTCTCTGAAGGCTACTACAAGAGGTGCAAAAATCAGTTAGTTAGGAATATGAACCAGACTGTTGCAGTGCCGAAAGCCACTCTAGATTCTGATGGTCAGGGGTCTTGTAAGGTGCTTTGCAACAGAAAGCTTAGTAAGAGGCAGTTACATAAAG TTGCTGGGAGATCATTCAAATCTTTAAGAGCCTCATTAGTCTGGACATTATGTGGCAAAAAGTCACCTAAAAATGGCCATAATTCATGGCATTCTCAAAGGGTTTTGCCTCAGTTATTTCCATGGAAAAGACCAACATATTTAAGAAGCGTCATTCATAATTCTGCTTCATGTTCCAATAGTACCTTCTTATCAGCAGTTAG tAAGAAAATGCTTCATTTCAGAAAGATGGATACTGTTTACACTAGGTCAACCCGTGGGTTTTCTCTTTGGAAATCCAAGGTATTAAGTGTTGGTGGGTCTAGTTTAAAATGGTCCAAATCCATTGAGAAGAACTCAAAGCAAGCTAATGAG GAGGCCACACTTGCTGTTGCTGCAGTAGAGAGGAAAAAGAGAGAGCAAAAAGGTGCAGCTTGCGTTGGTTCCCATGCAAATA AACGTATATTCCGTATTGGTTCAGTTCGCTACAAAATGGATCCTTCCAGGCGCACACTTCAGAGGATTTCAGGTGGTCAGGATTTCT ATGATGAATCCCTGTCGTCTGCCACTGCTGATTCGGGCTTGGTTGTGAAAAGAGCTTACATTCCTAGGAGATTGGTGATTGGAAATGATGA ATATGTCCGAATTGGAAATGGTAATCAGCTTATCAGAGACCCAAAAAAACGAACTCGAAAATTGGCAAATGAAAAAGTTAGATGGAGCTTGCATACTGCCAGGCAACGGTTGGCTCGAAAGCAGAAGTATTGTCAGTTTTTTACAAGATTTGGGAAATGTAACAAGGAGGGTGGGAAATGCCCTTATGTTCATGATCCCTCAAAAATTGCTGTCTGTACTAAGTTCCTGAATGGTTTATGTTCTACTCCCAGCTGCAAATTGACTCATAAG GTTATACCAGAGAGAATGCCAGATTGTTCTTATTTTCTGCAAG GCTTATGCACAAACCGAAATTGCCCATATAGACATGTCAATGTGAACCCTAAGGCTTCTGTTTGTGAAGGATTTCTCAAGGGTTATTGTGCTGATGGGAATGAG GAAGAAGCACAGTTGTATCTGTCCTACTTTTCAAGCAACGGGCACCTGTACGAAAGGAACCAGATGCAAGCTTCATCATCCCGAAAAacaaaagggaaagaaaaggaagagatcTGGAGATCAGAGTAA